The following coding sequences lie in one Capsicum annuum cultivar UCD-10X-F1 chromosome 5, UCD10Xv1.1, whole genome shotgun sequence genomic window:
- the LOC107870356 gene encoding NAD-dependent protein deacylase SRT2 isoform X3, whose protein sequence is MSLRLCCRPSFCGFNNKRDLLSSDLAANQLNNPMGKWFSGVKKFIPFKGYVKLVQTTARISFPTISSDIKDKAPSDLLSHKKAVPYSDPPSMEDVESLYQFFDKSTKLIVLTGAGMSTESGIPDYRSPNGAYSTGFKPITHQEFLRSTKARRRYWARSYAGWRRFTAAQPSTGHIALSSLEKAGHISFMITQNVDRLHHRAGSNPLELHGTVYVVACTNCGFSLPRDLFQDQVKAHNPKWAEAIESLDYDSRSDKSFGMKQRPDGDIEIDEKFWEEDFYIPDCQRCQGVLKPDVVFFGDNVPKAKADAAMEAAKGCDAFLVLGSSLMTMSAFRLVKYFQDCSTLDH, encoded by the exons GGATTCAATAATAAAAGAGATTTGCTGAGCTCAGATCTGGCAG CTAATCAACTGAATAACCCAATGGGGAAATGGTTCAGCGGCGTCAAAAAGTTCATTCCTTTCAAGGGTTATGTTAAGCTTGTGCAAACAACAGCAAGAATATCATTTCCAACGATATCATCAGATATTAAAGATAAAGCACCTTCAGATCTTTTGAGTCACAAGAAGGCGGTTCCTTATTCGGATCCCCCTAGCATGGAAGATGTGGAGAGTTTGTATCAATTCTTTGATAAGAG TACCAAGCTTATTGTATTGACAGGAGCTGGCATGAGCACAGAGAGTGGAATTCCGGATTACAGGAG CCCAAATGGAGCTTATAGTACGGGTTTCAAACCAATTACCCATCAG GAGTTTCTTCGATCAACCAAGGCGCGAAGGCGTTATTGGGCGCGGAGCTATGCTGGCTGGAGACGTTTCACTGCTGCTCAACCTAGTACAGGTCATATAGCTCTATCATCTCTTGAGAAAGCAGGCCATATAAGTTTTATGATTACACAGAATGTGGACAG GCTGCATCACCGGGCTGGCAGCAATCCACTTGAATTGCATGGGACTGTCTACGTTGTCGCCTGTACAAATTGTGGTTTCTCTCTGCCTAGAGATCTATTTCAAGATCAAGTGAAGGCTCATAATCCCAAG TGGGCAGAAGCTATTGAAAGTCTGGACTATGACAGTCGATCAGACAAGAGCTTTGGAATGAAGCAAAGGCCTGATGGGGATATTGAGATTGATGAGAAATTCTGGGAGGAGGATTTCTACATTCCTGATTGTCAGAGGTGCCAAGGAGTTCTGAAACCTGAC GTTGTCTTCTTTGGGGATAATGTCCCCAAAGCTAAGGCAGATGCTGCCATGGAAGCTGCAAAGGGATGTGATGCCTTCCTTGTACTTGGTTCATCTTTGATGACCATGTCCGCTTTCCGTCTTGTCAA ATACTTCCAAGATTGCTCAACGTTGGATCATTGA
- the LOC107870355 gene encoding protein ATAF2-like (The RefSeq protein has 3 substitutions, 5 frameshifts compared to this genomic sequence), with protein MIKGIVGNQQLGLPAGFRFHPTDEELVQHYLCRKCAGQSISVSIIAEIDLYKFDPWQLPEKALYGEKEWYFFSQEDRKYPNGSRPNRAAGTGYWKATGADKPVGKPKTLGIKKALVFYAGKAPRGIKTNWIMHEYRLANVDRSAGKSNNLRLDDWVLCRIYNKKGHTLRSITMWASKRGESFGEFEDEIKPKIFPTQLAPAPGQWPPRPQSTPASDYFNFETSESMTTTRMHTTNSSSGSEHVLSSCDKEVQSAPKWDDLGTAALDFQINYLDGLLNDPFEIQMQQQNCNIDQFNTFQDMFLYMQKP; from the exons ATGATCAAAGGAATCGTTGGAAATCAGCAATTGGGGTTACCTGCAGGATTTCGATTTCACCCTACTGATGAAGAGTTGGTGCAGCATTATTTGTGCAGGAAATGTGCAGGACAGAGTATTTCTGTTTCGATTATAGCTGAAATTGATCTTTACAAGTTTGATCCTTGGCAGTTGCCTG AAAAGGCATTATACGGTGAAAAAGAGTGGTATTTTTTCTC CCAAG ATAGAAAATACCCGAACGGTTCAAGGCCGAACCGGGCAGCAGGAACCGGTTATTGGAAAGCGACCGGAGCAGATAAACCGGTGGGAAAACCGAAAACATTAGGGATAAAAAAGGCACTTGTATTTTATGCTGGAAAAGCACCAAGAGGTATAAAGACTAATTGGATTATGCATGAGTATCGACTTGCTAATGTGGACAGATCTGCTGGAAAGAGTAATAACTTGAGG CTTGATGATTGGGTATTGTGTCGAATATACAACAAGAAG CACAC GAGAAGTATTACAATGTGGACAACAAGGAG TGAGAGTTTTGGGGAATTTGAGGATGAAATAAAACCAAAAATATTTCCAACACAACTAGCACCGGCTCCGGGGCAGTGGCCCCCACGACCCCAATCAACCCCCGCAAGCGACTACTTCAACTTTGAAACATCCGAGTCGATGACTACTACTAGGATGCACACGACAAACTCGAGCTCTGGCTCAGAGCATGTCTTGTCGTCATGTGACAAGGAGGTTCAGAGTGCACCTAAATGGGACGACCTTGGAACCGCCGCCCTTGATTTCCAGATAAATTATTTGGATGGTTTGCTGAACGACCCTTTTGAAATCCAAATGCAGCAGCAAAATTGCAACATTGACCAGTTCAACACTTTCCAGGACATGTTCCTATACATGCAAAAACCTTAG
- the LOC107870356 gene encoding NAD-dependent protein deacylase SRT2 isoform X2, with amino-acid sequence MGKWFSGVKKFIPFKGYVKLVQTTARISFPTISSDIKDKAPSDLLSHKKAVPYSDPPSMEDVESLYQFFDKSTKLIVLTGAGMSTESGIPDYRSPNGAYSTGFKPITHQEFLRSTKARRRYWARSYAGWRRFTAAQPSTGHIALSSLEKAGHISFMITQNVDRLHHRAGSNPLELHGTVYVVACTNCGFSLPRDLFQDQVKAHNPKWAEAIESLDYDSRSDKSFGMKQRPDGDIEIDEKFWEEDFYIPDCQRCQGVLKPDVVFFGDNVPKAKADAAMEAAKGCDAFLVLGSSLMTMSAFRLVKAAHEAGAATAIVNIGATRADDLVPLKISARVGEILPRLLNVGSLSIPSL; translated from the exons ATGGGGAAATGGTTCAGCGGCGTCAAAAAGTTCATTCCTTTCAAGGGTTATGTTAAGCTTGTGCAAACAACAGCAAGAATATCATTTCCAACGATATCATCAGATATTAAAGATAAAGCACCTTCAGATCTTTTGAGTCACAAGAAGGCGGTTCCTTATTCGGATCCCCCTAGCATGGAAGATGTGGAGAGTTTGTATCAATTCTTTGATAAGAG TACCAAGCTTATTGTATTGACAGGAGCTGGCATGAGCACAGAGAGTGGAATTCCGGATTACAGGAG CCCAAATGGAGCTTATAGTACGGGTTTCAAACCAATTACCCATCAG GAGTTTCTTCGATCAACCAAGGCGCGAAGGCGTTATTGGGCGCGGAGCTATGCTGGCTGGAGACGTTTCACTGCTGCTCAACCTAGTACAGGTCATATAGCTCTATCATCTCTTGAGAAAGCAGGCCATATAAGTTTTATGATTACACAGAATGTGGACAG GCTGCATCACCGGGCTGGCAGCAATCCACTTGAATTGCATGGGACTGTCTACGTTGTCGCCTGTACAAATTGTGGTTTCTCTCTGCCTAGAGATCTATTTCAAGATCAAGTGAAGGCTCATAATCCCAAG TGGGCAGAAGCTATTGAAAGTCTGGACTATGACAGTCGATCAGACAAGAGCTTTGGAATGAAGCAAAGGCCTGATGGGGATATTGAGATTGATGAGAAATTCTGGGAGGAGGATTTCTACATTCCTGATTGTCAGAGGTGCCAAGGAGTTCTGAAACCTGAC GTTGTCTTCTTTGGGGATAATGTCCCCAAAGCTAAGGCAGATGCTGCCATGGAAGCTGCAAAGGGATGTGATGCCTTCCTTGTACTTGGTTCATCTTTGATGACCATGTCCGCTTTCCGTCTTGTCAA AGCTGCTCATGAGGCAGGTGCTGCTACTGCAATTGTAAATATTGGTGCTACACGAGCTGACGATCTTGTACCTTTGAAAATTAGTGCTCGAGTTGGAGAG ATACTTCCAAGATTGCTCAACGTTGGATCATTGAGTATCCCTTCTCTCTAG
- the LOC107870356 gene encoding NAD-dependent protein deacylase SRT2 isoform X4, whose translation MSLRLCCRPSFCGFNNKRDLLSSDLAANQLNNPMGKWFSGVKKFIPFKGYVKLVQTTARISFPTISSDIKDKAPSDLLSHKKAVPYSDPPSMEDVESLYQFFDKSTKLIVLTGAGMSTESGIPDYRSPNGAYSTGFKPITHQEFLRSTKARRRYWARSYAGWRRFTAAQPSTGHIALSSLEKAGHISFMITQNVDRLHHRAGSNPLELHGTVYVVACTNCGFSLPRDLFQDQVKAHNPKWAEAIESLDYDSRSDKSFGMKQRPDGDIEIDEKFWEEDFYIPDCQRCQGVLKPDILPRLLNVGSLSIPSL comes from the exons GGATTCAATAATAAAAGAGATTTGCTGAGCTCAGATCTGGCAG CTAATCAACTGAATAACCCAATGGGGAAATGGTTCAGCGGCGTCAAAAAGTTCATTCCTTTCAAGGGTTATGTTAAGCTTGTGCAAACAACAGCAAGAATATCATTTCCAACGATATCATCAGATATTAAAGATAAAGCACCTTCAGATCTTTTGAGTCACAAGAAGGCGGTTCCTTATTCGGATCCCCCTAGCATGGAAGATGTGGAGAGTTTGTATCAATTCTTTGATAAGAG TACCAAGCTTATTGTATTGACAGGAGCTGGCATGAGCACAGAGAGTGGAATTCCGGATTACAGGAG CCCAAATGGAGCTTATAGTACGGGTTTCAAACCAATTACCCATCAG GAGTTTCTTCGATCAACCAAGGCGCGAAGGCGTTATTGGGCGCGGAGCTATGCTGGCTGGAGACGTTTCACTGCTGCTCAACCTAGTACAGGTCATATAGCTCTATCATCTCTTGAGAAAGCAGGCCATATAAGTTTTATGATTACACAGAATGTGGACAG GCTGCATCACCGGGCTGGCAGCAATCCACTTGAATTGCATGGGACTGTCTACGTTGTCGCCTGTACAAATTGTGGTTTCTCTCTGCCTAGAGATCTATTTCAAGATCAAGTGAAGGCTCATAATCCCAAG TGGGCAGAAGCTATTGAAAGTCTGGACTATGACAGTCGATCAGACAAGAGCTTTGGAATGAAGCAAAGGCCTGATGGGGATATTGAGATTGATGAGAAATTCTGGGAGGAGGATTTCTACATTCCTGATTGTCAGAGGTGCCAAGGAGTTCTGAAACCTGAC ATACTTCCAAGATTGCTCAACGTTGGATCATTGAGTATCCCTTCTCTCTAG
- the LOC107870356 gene encoding NAD-dependent protein deacylase SRT2 isoform X1 has product MSLRLCCRPSFCGFNNKRDLLSSDLAANQLNNPMGKWFSGVKKFIPFKGYVKLVQTTARISFPTISSDIKDKAPSDLLSHKKAVPYSDPPSMEDVESLYQFFDKSTKLIVLTGAGMSTESGIPDYRSPNGAYSTGFKPITHQEFLRSTKARRRYWARSYAGWRRFTAAQPSTGHIALSSLEKAGHISFMITQNVDRLHHRAGSNPLELHGTVYVVACTNCGFSLPRDLFQDQVKAHNPKWAEAIESLDYDSRSDKSFGMKQRPDGDIEIDEKFWEEDFYIPDCQRCQGVLKPDVVFFGDNVPKAKADAAMEAAKGCDAFLVLGSSLMTMSAFRLVKAAHEAGAATAIVNIGATRADDLVPLKISARVGEILPRLLNVGSLSIPSL; this is encoded by the exons GGATTCAATAATAAAAGAGATTTGCTGAGCTCAGATCTGGCAG CTAATCAACTGAATAACCCAATGGGGAAATGGTTCAGCGGCGTCAAAAAGTTCATTCCTTTCAAGGGTTATGTTAAGCTTGTGCAAACAACAGCAAGAATATCATTTCCAACGATATCATCAGATATTAAAGATAAAGCACCTTCAGATCTTTTGAGTCACAAGAAGGCGGTTCCTTATTCGGATCCCCCTAGCATGGAAGATGTGGAGAGTTTGTATCAATTCTTTGATAAGAG TACCAAGCTTATTGTATTGACAGGAGCTGGCATGAGCACAGAGAGTGGAATTCCGGATTACAGGAG CCCAAATGGAGCTTATAGTACGGGTTTCAAACCAATTACCCATCAG GAGTTTCTTCGATCAACCAAGGCGCGAAGGCGTTATTGGGCGCGGAGCTATGCTGGCTGGAGACGTTTCACTGCTGCTCAACCTAGTACAGGTCATATAGCTCTATCATCTCTTGAGAAAGCAGGCCATATAAGTTTTATGATTACACAGAATGTGGACAG GCTGCATCACCGGGCTGGCAGCAATCCACTTGAATTGCATGGGACTGTCTACGTTGTCGCCTGTACAAATTGTGGTTTCTCTCTGCCTAGAGATCTATTTCAAGATCAAGTGAAGGCTCATAATCCCAAG TGGGCAGAAGCTATTGAAAGTCTGGACTATGACAGTCGATCAGACAAGAGCTTTGGAATGAAGCAAAGGCCTGATGGGGATATTGAGATTGATGAGAAATTCTGGGAGGAGGATTTCTACATTCCTGATTGTCAGAGGTGCCAAGGAGTTCTGAAACCTGAC GTTGTCTTCTTTGGGGATAATGTCCCCAAAGCTAAGGCAGATGCTGCCATGGAAGCTGCAAAGGGATGTGATGCCTTCCTTGTACTTGGTTCATCTTTGATGACCATGTCCGCTTTCCGTCTTGTCAA AGCTGCTCATGAGGCAGGTGCTGCTACTGCAATTGTAAATATTGGTGCTACACGAGCTGACGATCTTGTACCTTTGAAAATTAGTGCTCGAGTTGGAGAG ATACTTCCAAGATTGCTCAACGTTGGATCATTGAGTATCCCTTCTCTCTAG